In Juglans regia cultivar Chandler chromosome 13, Walnut 2.0, whole genome shotgun sequence, the DNA window TTTGGCCCCGAAACAAAAAGAGGTTGGAATGGAACATatcaaataaagcaaaaaagaagGGATTAAAAGCAGCTGTCCATTCAACATGACATGTTCCACAAACAATACTTGTaatacttttttgttttcaaatataaaataagtcGTACAATTTTTagctttcatatttttggatttgcaTATTCTTAATTAGGAGTGCTACCCGCCTCTCACTTAAACCCAATCCATTgagtttaaaaatttattttgtttaaaaatatttttttagacctaaattataatataattaaaatttataaatacaaaaagcatttaaactcattagagttaggagaccaacatttatataggaggccgATAGAATATAATAGTCATGTTTAAGTAATGGGGGACTTGCAGGACGGACGCGGGGCGAAGTAGCGGGATGCGGGACCCCGCTGCCCAACCCTATTCCTAATGCTATTACGACCTCTTTAGGGGTTGGATATAGTTGTTATAAAATTGTTAGAATCTAAACATGGATGGTCAAATTGGGGTATTGGggtatcattattctttttagcCTTATAGATCTTgctatttcaataaaataaatggtgtatgttaacgtcgtgtttcgtacacCTGAGCTTGATTCCAACAACTTGAGACGAAAGTCTCTTATTTGCACACAAGAAAAAGCAAAGGTGGCTCGGTGGGGTCCAGGGAGCCTTCAATGTCAAAGTCAGTTGATCGTATTAGTAAGTTGTGTGCGAATTCAAGAGTTTAGATAGAAACATTTGTACTTGGAGGAAGGCTTTTATACGAGATTCTATGGGGGACATCTCATACTCTATCTTAGGGGGTTCACGTCACCCTCGATTGTAGCCCAGTCAGAATCTTTTAATGCGACGTGAAGCTTGGGATATCGCCATTAATGCGACGTGGCTTCTTGAGTGGCATCTTGTCGGTAGATGATCGGCATTGTTATTCTTCATACCCTTTTGTGAGAGAATGAAGGGCTACCCACGTTTTCTGCCCGTGTGTCTGTACAGATCTTTGTTGCAAAGGACGTTAGGGAGAGTAAGTCCCATCTGTCCCTATCGGCCGGTTTCCCCGTGCTATGCTCCCCTCTCTAGCTGGTATAATTTATGGGTCGGACTCCTTAAAGTAGCATTTAGGGCCTTTAGGAGGATGAGGCTTGGGCCAGGATGGGCCCCTGATGCCTTACCCAGGCTTGACCCACGGGCCGGTAGGGAATTCCTCCTTCCAATGTATTTTGTAAACttccaaatataatttttccattcaaaaaataacttcatgtaatagatttttcataattttaggGCCCTTGAATATTGACTTTGTAAATGAGGAAAAACAAAGATCACATCAAACTAACACAATATAATGGATTAACAAAATTCTGTGAATAATGGTCACCGGACGAAATTCCATTGGAAATGTAGACAACCTTCATttcacatttcatttcatttcatttaatttgtaGGCAATATTCcccaaattaataaattattattactcaGACTCGGGAATAGAATCAAGCACAGGACGCCAAGCCTTTCTCAACAACGACCTGTACCGCAAACCGGTCCAGGCCGGCCTTGGCGACCCCGGTCCCGCTTTCCAATTATCCAACCCGCCGCCAACTATACTTCCGCTCCCAACTAAACCAACGGTCGTCCCTTCTTTTGTCTCTTCGAACGGCGAAGACGAAACGAACAGGTCCTTCAGAGTGAAACGTCCCTGCGCCTCCCCCAAGTTCTTCTCCTTCTGCTTCCCCGGCAACCGACTCGACGGGATTACTGGTGGTGCCGGTGGATCTCCCTGGCTTGGAGAGCGGCGGGTGGAGGTCCGGCTGAGGAGCATCCGCAGGGTGGTCTTGCGGCGACGGAAGTGGACCACCGGGCTTGTCCTCGGGCTCCGCGTAGGGCTGGGAGCCACGCCGCACTGCGTCGCCAGCAGCTTGAATCTCTGAAGCGTTGCCATTTCTCCAGGTTCTTCCGCTCTTCCCTCA includes these proteins:
- the LOC108987652 gene encoding uncharacterized protein LOC108987652, producing MATLQRFKLLATQCGVAPSPTRSPRTSPVVHFRRRKTTLRMLLSRTSTRRSPSQGDPPAPPVIPSSRLPGKQKEKNLGEAQGRFTLKDLFVSSSPFEETKEGTTVGLVGSGSIVGGGLDNWKAGPGSPRPAWTGLRYRSLLRKAWRPVLDSIPESE